One Ciconia boyciana chromosome 20, ASM3463844v1, whole genome shotgun sequence DNA window includes the following coding sequences:
- the OAF gene encoding out at first protein homolog encodes MRGPRRRLPALPALLWLALAPLPGAPGPAARAELRVRVRLPGGQVTEESLQADSGSDCISLELRTADGALVTLTADFRQEVKIFRALILGELERGQSQFQALCFVTRLHRNEIIPSESMAKLRQKNPRTVRQAEEVRGLEHLSMDVAVNFSKGAQLSSHIHNVCAEAKEAIYTREEDVKFWLDKGVDGSMFEVLPQTSDLPDLQRCKLCADRWKPCICSYSLSIEWYPCMLKYCKSRDAGGKVSSYKCGIRSCQKGYTFDYYVPQKQLCLWDEET; translated from the exons atGCGCGGCCCGCGGCGCCggctgccggcgctgcccgcgctgcTCTGGCTGGCgctggccccgctgcccggcgcgcccggccccgcggcgcgggCCGAGCTGCGGGTGCGGGTGCGGCTGCCCGGCGGGCAGGTGACGGAGGAGAGCCTGCAGGCCGACAGCGGCTCCGACTGCATCAGCCTGGAGCTGCGCACGGCCGACGGCGCCCTCGTCACCCTCACCGCCGACTTCAGACAG GAGGTGAAGATCTTCCGTGCCTTAATCCTAggggagctggagaggggccAGAGCCAGTTCCAAGCGCTCTGCTTCGTCACGCGGCTTCACCGCAACGAGATCATACCCAGCGAGTCTATGGCAAAGCTGCGGCAG AAAAATCCCAGGACAGTGCGGCAGGCTGAGGAGGTGCGGGGCCTGGAGCATCTCAGCATGGATGTAGCTGTCAACTTCAGCAAGGGGGCCCAGCTGAGCTCGCACATCCACAATGTCTGTGCAGAGGCCAAAGAAGCGATTTACACCCGAGAAGAAGATGTCAAATTTTGGCTGGATAAAG GGGTGGATGGCTCCATGTTCGAGGTCCTGCCACAGACATCTGATCTCCCTGACCTGCAGCGTTGCAAGCTGTGTGCAGACCGCTGGAAACCCTGCATTTGCAGCTACTCACTGAGCATCGAGTGGTACCCGTGCATGTTGAAGTACTGCAAGAGTCGCGATGCTGGGGGCAAGGTTTCTTCTTACAAATGTGGCATCCGCAGCTGCCAGAAGGGCTACACCTTTGATTACTATGTGCCACAGAAGCAGCTATGTCTCTGGGATGAGGAGACCTAG